In the genome of Desulfofarcimen acetoxidans DSM 771, one region contains:
- a CDS encoding P-II family nitrogen regulator encodes MTKVECILRPAKLESVKEAVNKFGVHGITVTQVIGCGLQKGHTNVYRGQEYSINLLPKIKVEIVIPDKDVEEIIRIITEAARTGDIGDGKIFAYRIDNAVRIRTGETGENAI; translated from the coding sequence ATGACTAAAGTTGAGTGCATTTTGCGGCCGGCTAAGCTGGAGAGCGTTAAGGAAGCAGTGAATAAATTTGGTGTTCATGGTATAACTGTTACTCAAGTGATTGGCTGCGGGCTGCAAAAAGGACATACTAATGTCTACCGTGGCCAGGAATACAGCATAAACCTGCTTCCCAAGATAAAAGTTGAAATTGTTATTCCGGATAAAGATGTTGAGGAGATTATAAGAATAATAACAGAAGCGGCCAGAACCGGGGATATTGGAGACGGCAAGATTTTTGCCTATAGAATTGACAATGCGGTCCGGATCAGAACCGGTGAAACAGGGGAAAACGCTATCTAA
- a CDS encoding M48 family metallopeptidase has translation MENFSAQTDSDQNSAIQEYSVMLAGRKLEFILRVSSRAKYLRLQVSAKNGLLVTIPKGYKLKYLEEFIREKRDWIFEKLDKFAQELENSKICEQNKCRHILFAGKEYELTTRVEMREKPDVLLENGRMIVLIPEEDSQFFKVGNYLREWLFLQARLLINSRVKLLSNKLNLTYKNVFIKDQKTRWGSCSQQKNLNFNWRLVMAPLEVLDYVVIHELMHLLELNHSKKFWYLVKSVCPDCRAHREWLRNNGKFLMCEFGSIKF, from the coding sequence ATGGAAAATTTTTCCGCACAAACTGATTCAGATCAGAATTCAGCTATACAAGAGTATTCGGTTATGCTTGCGGGGAGGAAGCTGGAGTTTATTTTAAGAGTTAGTAGCAGGGCAAAATATTTACGCTTGCAGGTGAGTGCCAAAAACGGTTTGCTGGTTACAATTCCAAAGGGATATAAATTAAAATATCTGGAAGAATTTATCCGTGAGAAGCGGGACTGGATTTTTGAAAAACTAGATAAATTTGCACAGGAACTTGAAAACAGTAAGATATGTGAACAAAACAAATGCCGTCATATTTTATTTGCAGGGAAAGAGTATGAGTTGACAACAAGAGTGGAGATGCGGGAAAAACCGGATGTATTATTGGAAAACGGAAGAATGATTGTTCTTATACCCGAGGAAGACAGTCAGTTTTTTAAAGTAGGTAATTACTTGAGAGAGTGGCTTTTTCTGCAGGCCCGTTTGCTTATAAACAGCCGTGTAAAACTATTAAGCAATAAATTGAATCTAACTTATAAAAATGTTTTTATAAAGGACCAGAAGACACGCTGGGGTAGTTGCTCGCAGCAAAAAAACCTAAACTTTAACTGGCGGTTGGTAATGGCTCCGCTTGAAGTATTGGATTATGTTGTTATACATGAGTTAATGCATTTGTTAGAACTGAACCATTCAAAAAAATTCTGGTATTTAGTGAAAAGTGTGTGCCCTGATTGCAGGGCACACAGGGAATGGCTGAGAAATAACGGTAAGTTTTTAATGTGCGAGTTTGGTTCTATTAAATTTTAA
- a CDS encoding SdpI family protein has product MNALTEDNNGFAKTLLSDWLLLILIFLSLLAGYTVYPHLPERVATHWSLSGDVNGYSSRFWGAFGIPLMTGGLYCLLLFLPLIDPQKENYKKFAAAYKVIRSLLVVFMFGIYTVIILNALGYDIPVKKITMLGVSLLFMVIGNFMGQIRQNYFVGIKTPWTLASEEVWQKTHRLSGKIWVAAGFLGIAGTLIDKPAGRVLLIAALAIAVIIPVIYSYLEYQKTHVRKV; this is encoded by the coding sequence GTGAATGCTTTAACTGAGGATAATAACGGTTTTGCCAAAACATTGCTTTCTGACTGGCTGCTGTTAATACTTATATTTTTAAGCTTACTTGCCGGTTATACGGTATATCCTCATTTACCCGAGCGGGTAGCCACTCACTGGAGTTTGTCAGGAGATGTGAACGGTTATTCCTCACGTTTCTGGGGGGCTTTTGGTATTCCCTTGATGACAGGCGGCCTTTACTGCTTGCTGCTGTTTCTGCCGCTTATTGACCCGCAAAAAGAGAATTATAAAAAGTTTGCTGCGGCATACAAAGTTATTAGAAGCTTGCTGGTGGTTTTTATGTTTGGAATTTATACAGTAATTATCTTAAATGCTCTTGGTTATGATATTCCTGTTAAAAAAATTACTATGCTGGGCGTTTCTTTACTGTTTATGGTTATTGGAAACTTCATGGGACAAATCAGACAGAATTATTTTGTAGGAATTAAAACTCCCTGGACACTGGCCAGTGAAGAGGTGTGGCAAAAAACACACCGGCTTTCCGGTAAAATTTGGGTAGCAGCGGGCTTTTTAGGTATTGCCGGCACATTAATTGATAAACCCGCAGGCAGAGTCCTACTAATTGCAGCACTGGCAATAGCAGTTATCATCCCTGTAATTTATTCATATCTGGAATATCAAAAAACACACGTAAGAAAAGTCTGA
- a CDS encoding autorepressor SdpR family transcription factor has product MISSTFKALADPTRRKILKLLKEQDMRAGEIADNFNISKPSISHHLNILKQARLVLDERKGQFIYYSLNMTVFQEILGWFSGIIDRKDW; this is encoded by the coding sequence TTGATTAGCTCAACCTTCAAAGCACTGGCTGATCCGACAAGACGAAAAATTTTGAAGCTCCTCAAGGAACAGGATATGAGAGCAGGAGAAATAGCAGATAATTTTAATATTAGTAAACCCAGCATTTCACATCATTTAAACATTTTGAAACAGGCCAGGCTGGTATTGGATGAGCGTAAGGGGCAATTCATTTATTATTCGCTGAACATGACTGTTTTTCAAGAAATTCTGGGATGGTTTTCCGGGATTATTGATAGAAAGGATTGGTGA
- the sleB gene encoding spore cortex-lytic enzyme, producing the protein MEINLSLRKIILIPIALFILTAFCSVIMPVAEAAAQDAPLLHWGSSGYRVTKIQQRLNWWGYYEGPVDGLFGTKTSKAVRKFQGYNGLSKDGVVGRQTLTALGLQEFNRTANATTTTVSRSSAYSNDGRVGLLAKVIEGEAADEPFVGKVAVGAVMLNRTRSSAFPQSLSSVIYQPNAFESVTNGMYNRTTSEESIKAARLALNGWDPTGGALFFWNPAKRVSSWIWSRPIITQIGGHVFAR; encoded by the coding sequence ATGGAAATTAATTTGTCACTAAGAAAAATAATCCTTATACCTATTGCACTTTTTATTCTGACTGCTTTTTGTTCTGTAATAATGCCGGTTGCTGAGGCAGCAGCTCAGGATGCTCCGCTTTTGCACTGGGGCTCATCTGGTTACCGGGTAACAAAAATTCAGCAGAGGTTAAACTGGTGGGGATATTATGAAGGTCCGGTTGATGGGTTATTTGGTACTAAAACCTCAAAAGCCGTACGTAAATTCCAGGGGTATAACGGATTGAGCAAGGATGGTGTGGTTGGCAGGCAAACCCTGACGGCCCTGGGCTTGCAGGAATTTAACCGTACTGCAAATGCAACAACAACAACCGTTTCCAGATCCAGCGCTTATTCTAACGACGGTAGGGTTGGGCTTCTGGCTAAAGTTATTGAAGGTGAAGCGGCGGATGAGCCGTTTGTCGGCAAGGTAGCCGTGGGTGCGGTTATGCTTAACAGGACTAGAAGCTCAGCTTTTCCTCAATCACTAAGCAGTGTTATTTACCAGCCTAATGCCTTTGAATCCGTAACTAACGGGATGTACAACAGGACGACAAGTGAGGAGTCTATTAAAGCTGCCAGGCTGGCTTTAAACGGTTGGGATCCCACGGGTGGAGCATTGTTTTTCTGGAACCCGGCCAAAAGAGTAAGTTCTTGGATATGGTCCAGGCCAATTATAACCCAGATCGGTGGACATGTGTTTGCACGTTAA
- the ypeB gene encoding germination protein YpeB, with protein MKKRYFAIPVLIGFLAILGLGYWGFKEQQTRKMAEAYVNNNYQRSFYNLADHVQNMEVLLSKSLLVSEKKYDGKVYSDIWQHASAAQENLTQLPVNQSIVGRTSKFLTQVGDYSRMMAAGAGSDTEISSDKWKTLNKLYLQSQELNKDLQTAQSNLMNGHVSIQELAGESGSKMQGQAKRLASSNFQQINQKVQDYPALIYDGPFSDHLEKTKPRGVTGASIGVSEARSKALGYIEQSQKTNLVAQVTDKTKGKIPSYRTEIYPQKDNKNKTVVEVTQQGGHLIWLINTRTVGKSTVSIDAAIKKAQQYLAKHGYKNMMNTYYVREDGSVTINFSYLDKNDIIYYDDLIKVTVALDNGDIIAVDAAGYLMSHYDRKLAPPKVTLAEAKKAVNKNVNIKGGRLAVIPTDSGGEKLTYEFSGVLNKEIYLIYIDSQTGKQEKILKVIGTNNGTLTM; from the coding sequence ATGAAAAAACGTTATTTTGCTATACCGGTGTTGATTGGATTTTTGGCTATACTGGGTTTGGGTTACTGGGGTTTTAAGGAGCAGCAGACAAGAAAAATGGCAGAAGCTTATGTAAATAATAATTACCAGAGATCCTTTTATAACCTGGCTGACCATGTGCAAAATATGGAGGTTTTATTAAGTAAAAGTTTGCTTGTGTCGGAAAAAAAATATGACGGCAAGGTATACAGTGATATCTGGCAGCATGCCAGCGCCGCACAGGAAAATCTGACACAACTGCCGGTAAACCAGTCGATAGTAGGACGAACTTCAAAATTTCTTACACAGGTTGGCGATTACTCGCGTATGATGGCTGCAGGTGCTGGCAGTGATACGGAAATCAGTTCAGATAAGTGGAAAACATTGAATAAATTATATCTCCAGTCGCAGGAGCTAAACAAGGATTTGCAGACAGCACAGTCAAACTTGATGAACGGACACGTAAGCATTCAAGAACTGGCGGGGGAATCCGGGAGTAAAATGCAAGGACAGGCTAAAAGGCTGGCCAGCAGTAACTTTCAGCAAATAAACCAGAAAGTGCAGGATTATCCCGCCCTGATTTATGACGGCCCGTTCTCGGATCACCTGGAAAAAACAAAACCCAGGGGAGTGACGGGAGCAAGTATCGGTGTGAGTGAGGCCAGGAGTAAGGCACTGGGTTATATTGAGCAGTCACAAAAAACAAATCTAGTAGCCCAGGTTACTGATAAAACAAAAGGAAAGATACCCAGCTACAGAACGGAAATTTACCCTCAGAAAGACAATAAAAATAAGACAGTAGTTGAAGTAACTCAGCAAGGAGGCCACTTGATCTGGTTGATTAACACCAGGACGGTAGGCAAAAGCACTGTCAGTATAGACGCCGCGATAAAAAAAGCTCAGCAGTACCTGGCTAAGCACGGTTATAAAAATATGATGAATACCTATTATGTCCGTGAAGACGGCTCAGTTACTATTAACTTTTCTTATCTTGATAAGAATGACATTATCTATTACGATGATTTGATTAAAGTAACGGTTGCTCTTGACAACGGGGATATTATTGCGGTTGATGCTGCCGGTTATTTGATGTCTCATTATGATCGCAAGCTTGCTCCTCCAAAAGTAACTTTGGCTGAGGCTAAAAAAGCAGTTAACAAAAATGTAAATATTAAAGGCGGAAGATTAGCCGTAATACCCACTGATTCGGGTGGGGAAAAACTGACTTATGAGTTTTCCGGTGTATTGAATAAGGAAATATATTTGATTTATATCGACAGTCAAACCGGAAAACAAGAAAAAATTCTTAAAGTAATTGGCACGAATAACGGAACACTGACCATGTAG
- a CDS encoding aminotransferase class I/II-fold pyridoxal phosphate-dependent enzyme, whose translation MEERKGSPDWSEFINPVLKSLPPSGIRRFFDLVSEMKDVVSLGVGEPDFVTPRNIIDACVRSLDNGQTGYTSNQGMLELREAIAEEINGSYGVKYDPVSEILITVGVSEALDLAMRALISPGDEVLIPEPTYVSYIPCAALAYAKTVPLKTNMDKLFRVTAEQVEKAITPRTKILLLAYPNNPTGAVMTRQELLDICEVVKAHNLIVISDEIYEHLTYIEPHTCVSSLPGMKERTILLSGFSKSYAMTGWRAGYACGNPDFIGAMTKIHQYSMLCAPTQAQVCALEALRSGKPDMRRMTAEYNKRRKLVVDAMEEIGLPCFEPGGAFYAFPDITKTRMNAAEFSERLLMEEKVAVVDGTAFGEAGEGHVRISYAYSVEKLTEAFRRMNRFVKRYSS comes from the coding sequence ATGGAGGAGCGGAAAGGTAGTCCAGACTGGTCGGAATTTATAAATCCGGTTTTAAAATCTTTGCCTCCGTCCGGTATACGCCGTTTTTTTGATTTAGTTTCGGAAATGAAAGATGTTGTGTCTCTGGGGGTGGGTGAACCTGACTTTGTTACTCCACGAAATATTATTGATGCTTGCGTCAGATCACTTGACAACGGTCAGACCGGGTACACCTCAAATCAAGGTATGCTCGAGCTCAGAGAAGCTATTGCTGAAGAAATTAACGGTTCCTATGGTGTAAAGTATGATCCCGTGTCGGAAATCCTTATTACGGTAGGTGTCAGTGAGGCCTTGGATTTGGCTATGCGGGCCTTGATTTCACCGGGGGATGAAGTGCTTATTCCGGAACCGACATATGTTTCCTATATACCTTGCGCTGCTTTAGCCTATGCCAAGACAGTGCCCTTAAAGACCAATATGGATAAATTATTCAGAGTAACCGCTGAGCAAGTTGAGAAGGCTATTACGCCGCGTACAAAAATACTGTTGCTGGCTTATCCGAATAACCCAACCGGAGCTGTGATGACCAGACAGGAATTGTTGGATATTTGCGAAGTTGTTAAAGCGCATAACCTGATTGTTATTTCAGATGAGATATACGAACACCTGACCTATATTGAACCTCATACCTGTGTATCCAGCCTGCCGGGCATGAAGGAGCGCACTATCTTGCTGAGCGGCTTTTCCAAGTCTTATGCTATGACCGGCTGGCGGGCCGGTTATGCTTGCGGCAATCCGGACTTCATCGGTGCCATGACCAAAATTCACCAGTATTCTATGTTGTGTGCCCCGACACAGGCTCAAGTTTGTGCTTTGGAAGCGCTCAGGAGCGGTAAGCCTGATATGAGGAGAATGACTGCAGAGTATAATAAGCGGAGAAAACTTGTGGTGGATGCCATGGAGGAAATAGGTTTGCCATGTTTTGAGCCGGGCGGCGCGTTTTATGCCTTCCCCGATATCACTAAAACGAGAATGAATGCCGCCGAATTTTCTGAGCGCTTGCTGATGGAGGAGAAAGTGGCAGTTGTTGACGGTACTGCTTTTGGTGAAGCAGGTGAAGGCCATGTAAGGATTTCCTATGCTTATTCCGTGGAGAAATTGACGGAAGCTTTTAGGCGAATGAATCGTTTTGTAAAGAGATATTCCAGTTAA
- a CDS encoding phenylacetate--CoA ligase family protein, translated as MIWDPDVECMDREAMQSLQLQRLQETVRRVFDRIPFYRESFTAAGVKPADIQKLKDIEKLPFTVKNDLRDNYPYGLFAVPLQKIIRLHASSGTTGKPIVVGYTKKDIETWTELVARLVTMAGVTSDDVAQITFGYGLFTGAFGLHYGLERVGATIVPASTGNTEKQVMLMQDFGTTALIGTPSYVLHLAESVAALGIDPSEMKLRVGMFGSEVWSESMRAQIERAWGIKATDNYGLSEVMGPGVSGECSFANGLHIAEDHFLLEIIDPDTGEGLDYGQEGEVVITTLTKEGIPLIRYRTRDISVINTAPCECGRSSARLRKIGGRTDDMLIISGVNVFPSQIESVIMNIEGVAPHYQIVVGKKGYLDYLEVQVEIAQERFTGNFKDLEELEQKIRRRLHNVLSISPRVRLMEPLSIERSVGKAKRIIDNRPK; from the coding sequence ATGATTTGGGATCCAGATGTGGAATGCATGGACCGGGAAGCAATGCAGTCTTTGCAGCTGCAAAGACTGCAGGAAACAGTGAGAAGGGTATTTGACCGGATCCCTTTTTACCGGGAGAGTTTCACTGCTGCCGGTGTAAAACCGGCTGATATTCAGAAATTAAAAGATATAGAAAAGTTGCCGTTTACTGTAAAAAATGATTTGCGGGATAATTACCCTTATGGCCTTTTTGCCGTACCTCTGCAGAAAATTATAAGGCTGCATGCGTCTTCCGGCACAACGGGAAAACCTATTGTGGTTGGTTACACAAAAAAAGATATTGAAACCTGGACAGAGTTGGTAGCCAGGTTGGTAACTATGGCTGGTGTTACGAGTGATGATGTGGCTCAGATAACTTTTGGCTACGGTCTTTTTACAGGTGCTTTTGGTTTGCATTATGGACTGGAGAGAGTGGGCGCGACTATTGTGCCGGCCTCTACCGGCAATACAGAAAAACAGGTTATGTTGATGCAGGACTTCGGTACCACTGCTTTGATCGGTACGCCTTCTTATGTGCTGCACCTGGCTGAATCAGTTGCCGCATTGGGAATAGACCCTTCCGAAATGAAGCTGCGCGTTGGAATGTTTGGTTCAGAGGTTTGGAGTGAAAGTATGCGCGCTCAGATAGAACGGGCCTGGGGTATAAAGGCTACTGATAACTATGGCTTGAGTGAAGTTATGGGGCCCGGAGTTTCCGGTGAGTGTTCCTTTGCCAATGGATTGCATATCGCGGAGGATCATTTCCTGCTGGAAATCATTGATCCCGATACCGGTGAAGGTTTGGATTACGGGCAGGAGGGTGAGGTGGTTATTACTACCTTAACCAAGGAGGGAATACCTCTGATTAGATACCGTACCAGGGATATTTCCGTAATCAACACGGCTCCCTGTGAGTGTGGCAGGAGTTCGGCCCGCCTGCGTAAAATTGGCGGCAGAACCGACGATATGTTGATTATTTCCGGTGTAAATGTTTTCCCATCGCAGATAGAGAGCGTGATTATGAATATCGAAGGCGTTGCACCTCATTACCAGATAGTAGTTGGCAAAAAAGGTTATTTGGATTACCTGGAAGTGCAGGTTGAGATAGCTCAGGAAAGGTTTACAGGTAACTTTAAAGACCTTGAGGAGTTGGAGCAAAAGATACGCCGCCGTCTGCATAATGTGCTCTCCATCAGTCCCAGAGTACGTCTTATGGAACCGCTTTCTATTGAGCGCAGTGTTGGCAAGGCCAAGAGGATTATTGACAACAGGCCTAAATAA
- a CDS encoding MerR family DNA-binding transcriptional regulator, whose protein sequence is MENHISIGKAAKYLGVSINTLRVWEKKKILVPERTPTGHRRYKMSQVESFEGKKYSRIQNTVFLYARVSTQKQADAGNLDRQIGRLTGGRAAKKLSKVIEGEVTASEDNGDGDNPGTDT, encoded by the coding sequence ATGGAAAACCATATAAGTATTGGCAAAGCAGCTAAATATTTAGGGGTTAGTATTAATACTTTACGTGTTTGGGAAAAGAAAAAGATATTAGTTCCAGAAAGAACTCCTACTGGCCATCGCCGCTATAAAATGTCCCAAGTAGAATCCTTTGAGGGCAAAAAATATAGCCGAATTCAAAATACCGTATTTCTCTACGCCAGGGTATCTACGCAAAAACAGGCTGATGCCGGGAATCTTGATCGACAAATAGGAAGGCTTACTGGCGGCAGAGCAGCAAAAAAGCTGTCAAAGGTCATTGAAGGCGAGGTGACTGCCAGTGAAGACAACGGCGATGGGGATAATCCCGGAACCGACACCTAA
- a CDS encoding IS200/IS605 family accessory protein TnpB-related protein produces MKTTAMGIIPEPTPKQKEYIDNLMDRYCAAVRWAFKRLLDGWKVQDIRITVQGKFRLNSRQANDAVYDAQTTIKSQYELVQMHYENAKAKVEFTEKRIAKAKSPAKIAKLQKRLEKEQRKLAFWQNHLDNNTFPPVVFGGKKLFQERCKGNITREEWQEVRSNRYLSRGDKTKGGNLNTRIYEGQDQIYLDIAADPVRKGKSVRYNRITVPIYLAQKPSKKTNKINGINYRQMVLDYLKTGSAYQVEILRRDGKYYVHVSIEEEVPMPYNHKGAFGVDTNPDGLGVTQVDCLGQYRGSEWLGQGEWTYARTNRRNNQTCEMAKKVILQAKEKGYALAVEDLKFKNDKSVTAKFNRMSHSFVWSKFLKAVDRSAAREGVPILKVKPAFTSVIGILKYQHMYGIAVHEAAGYVIARRGLGFDHEKIPKILLDKLIKKKPEFKQMANWKQWSAVKKSVLAKIKKITKRKKVNSLVSWQIHRKNVLGIG; encoded by the coding sequence GTGAAGACAACGGCGATGGGGATAATCCCGGAACCGACACCTAAACAGAAAGAATACATTGATAACCTCATGGATCGTTACTGTGCCGCAGTTCGTTGGGCATTTAAAAGACTGCTGGACGGATGGAAAGTACAGGACATTCGTATAACTGTACAAGGAAAGTTCAGACTTAACTCCCGGCAGGCTAACGATGCAGTATATGATGCCCAGACCACAATCAAAAGCCAATATGAATTAGTGCAGATGCACTATGAAAACGCCAAAGCAAAGGTTGAATTTACAGAAAAGCGTATCGCCAAGGCTAAATCACCGGCTAAGATTGCCAAACTGCAAAAACGGTTAGAAAAGGAACAGCGTAAACTGGCCTTCTGGCAAAATCACCTGGATAACAATACTTTTCCGCCTGTTGTATTCGGAGGAAAGAAGCTCTTTCAAGAACGCTGCAAAGGCAATATTACCAGAGAAGAGTGGCAGGAAGTCAGAAGTAACCGTTATCTGTCACGGGGAGATAAAACCAAAGGCGGCAACCTAAATACCCGCATATACGAAGGCCAAGACCAAATCTATCTTGATATAGCCGCCGACCCGGTACGGAAAGGGAAATCCGTTCGGTATAACCGCATAACGGTGCCGATCTATTTAGCTCAAAAGCCATCGAAAAAGACCAACAAAATTAACGGTATCAACTACCGGCAAATGGTTTTGGATTATCTTAAAACAGGCAGTGCCTATCAGGTAGAAATCCTCCGCAGAGACGGTAAATATTACGTCCATGTGAGTATTGAAGAAGAAGTTCCGATGCCATATAATCATAAGGGCGCGTTTGGTGTAGACACCAACCCGGACGGATTAGGCGTAACCCAGGTAGACTGTCTGGGGCAATACCGGGGCAGTGAATGGCTTGGTCAAGGTGAATGGACTTATGCCAGAACAAACCGGAGAAATAACCAGACCTGCGAAATGGCTAAGAAAGTGATCCTCCAGGCTAAAGAAAAAGGTTATGCCCTGGCGGTAGAGGACTTGAAGTTTAAAAATGACAAGTCCGTAACGGCCAAGTTTAACCGAATGAGTCACAGTTTTGTCTGGTCGAAGTTTCTAAAAGCAGTTGACCGGAGTGCTGCCCGTGAGGGAGTGCCGATATTAAAGGTAAAACCGGCTTTTACTTCAGTCATAGGCATCCTAAAATACCAGCACATGTACGGCATAGCTGTTCACGAAGCGGCAGGCTATGTCATAGCCCGGCGTGGCTTGGGCTTTGATCATGAGAAGATACCCAAGATATTGCTTGATAAACTGATTAAAAAGAAACCTGAATTTAAACAAATGGCAAATTGGAAACAATGGTCAGCAGTTAAAAAGTCTGTGCTGGCCAAGATTAAAAAAATCACGAAAAGGAAGAAGGTGAATAGCCTGGTTTCATGGCAGATTCACCGGAAAAATGTGTTAGGTATAGGTTAA
- the iorA gene encoding indolepyruvate ferredoxin oxidoreductase subunit alpha produces the protein MKDLLSGNAAIARGAYEAGVKLGVGYPGTPSTEILENFAKYEGIYAQWSPNEKVALEVGIGASLAGVRVLVTMKHVGVNVAADPLLTFAYTGVNGGLVLLSADDPGMHSSQNEQDNRIFAKFAKIPMLEPSDSQEAKDMVGLALEISEKYDTPVLLRTTTRVAHSQSMTEIGERREVIDKPYQKNAQKYVMVPGHGRMRRYFIENRMKDLAEYSEKTPVNFTIPGDQKIGVITSGISYQYVREVLPDVSVLKLGMTFPLPEQMIKDFAGQVEKLYVVEELEPFIEEQLKIWGIEVLGKQVFPSIGEFSADLIRQKFVDEKIIDASEKIAAVPEQTAPATPVRPPVQCPGCPHRGVFYTLNRLKLVVTGDIGCYTLGALPPLQAMDTTVCMGASISMALGMEKAVPEMKGKTVAVIGDSTFFHSGITGLVDVVYNQGNSTVIILDNRTTAMTGHQENPSTGINLMGQPAPVIDIEKLARALGINRVTKVDPLSLEEFKNVVQQEIAADEPSVIIAQRPCELLVKEKAAPYVVDPDVCKGCKQCQRLGCPAMSFNKLEKKAVIDIITCVGCGLCVQICKHGALRQGGERNE, from the coding sequence ATGAAAGACCTGCTATCCGGTAATGCGGCTATAGCACGTGGTGCTTATGAGGCCGGAGTGAAGCTGGGTGTCGGCTATCCCGGTACACCTAGCACAGAGATTTTAGAGAATTTCGCTAAATATGAGGGTATTTATGCCCAGTGGTCACCGAATGAGAAAGTAGCTTTGGAAGTTGGTATAGGTGCTTCTTTAGCCGGGGTTAGGGTTCTGGTTACTATGAAACATGTGGGTGTTAATGTTGCTGCTGATCCCCTGTTAACTTTTGCCTATACAGGTGTGAACGGTGGTTTGGTGCTGCTTTCTGCTGATGATCCCGGTATGCACAGCTCACAAAATGAACAGGACAATCGTATTTTTGCCAAATTTGCCAAAATACCTATGCTGGAGCCGTCTGACAGCCAGGAAGCCAAAGATATGGTAGGGCTGGCTTTGGAAATCAGTGAAAAGTATGACACCCCGGTACTGTTGAGAACGACTACCAGAGTAGCTCACTCTCAAAGTATGACGGAAATTGGGGAGCGCCGTGAAGTTATTGATAAACCCTATCAGAAGAATGCCCAGAAATATGTTATGGTGCCGGGGCATGGACGTATGCGCAGGTACTTTATTGAGAACAGGATGAAAGACTTAGCTGAGTATAGTGAAAAAACTCCGGTTAACTTTACAATTCCCGGTGACCAAAAAATTGGTGTTATTACCAGTGGAATCAGCTACCAGTATGTGCGTGAAGTGCTGCCAGATGTTTCGGTGTTAAAGCTGGGAATGACTTTTCCTTTACCGGAACAAATGATCAAAGATTTTGCCGGTCAAGTGGAAAAACTCTATGTTGTGGAAGAACTGGAGCCTTTTATAGAGGAACAATTAAAGATATGGGGCATAGAAGTTTTAGGTAAACAGGTATTCCCTTCTATTGGTGAGTTCAGTGCTGATTTAATCAGACAAAAATTTGTTGATGAAAAAATTATTGATGCTTCGGAGAAGATTGCTGCAGTGCCTGAACAAACCGCGCCTGCAACTCCGGTGCGTCCTCCGGTGCAGTGTCCGGGTTGCCCGCACAGAGGGGTTTTCTATACGTTAAACCGTTTGAAGCTGGTGGTTACCGGAGATATCGGCTGCTATACTTTAGGTGCTTTGCCGCCCTTGCAGGCTATGGACACCACAGTTTGTATGGGTGCCAGTATCAGCATGGCACTGGGAATGGAAAAGGCTGTGCCCGAGATGAAAGGAAAAACCGTGGCTGTTATTGGTGACTCAACCTTTTTTCACTCAGGCATTACCGGCTTAGTGGATGTGGTATATAATCAGGGCAACAGCACGGTTATTATTCTTGATAATCGTACTACTGCCATGACCGGTCACCAGGAGAATCCCAGCACGGGGATAAATTTAATGGGGCAGCCGGCGCCGGTTATTGATATTGAGAAATTAGCGCGTGCTTTGGGTATTAACAGGGTAACCAAGGTCGATCCTTTGAGTTTGGAAGAATTTAAAAACGTTGTCCAGCAAGAAATTGCTGCCGATGAGCCTTCGGTAATTATTGCCCAGCGACCCTGCGAGTTGTTGGTAAAAGAAAAGGCTGCTCCTTACGTGGTTGATCCTGATGTTTGTAAAGGGTGTAAGCAGTGCCAGCGTTTGGGTTGCCCGGCTATGTCCTTTAATAAATTGGAAAAGAAAGCTGTTATCGATATAATTACCTGTGTAGGCTGCGGTCTCTGTGTTCAAATATGTAAACACGGGGCTTTGCGTCAGGGAGGTGAGAGAAATGAGTAA